The Methylobacterium sp. PvR107 genome contains a region encoding:
- a CDS encoding DUF533 domain-containing protein, translating into MADSRRIVDALVRARRARRGGLATGAALGGLALIGSLAFRALRGSAPPETGGPDFTNVDEDEARLMLRAMVAATTADGLVDAAERKRLDAAVAEAGLDADGRAWLDRELESPADLDEIADRVAGPDAAARIYAAARLAIDPDTIQERQFLKMLAEALDLPADATAQVERDIAA; encoded by the coding sequence ATGGCTGACAGCAGGCGAATCGTCGACGCGCTGGTGCGCGCCAGGCGCGCCAGGCGCGGCGGGCTCGCGACGGGCGCGGCGCTCGGCGGGCTCGCGCTCATCGGCAGCCTCGCCTTCCGGGCCCTGCGGGGATCGGCTCCGCCGGAGACGGGTGGGCCCGATTTCACGAATGTCGACGAGGACGAGGCCCGGCTTATGCTGCGGGCCATGGTGGCGGCGACCACCGCCGATGGCCTGGTCGACGCCGCGGAGCGCAAGCGCCTCGACGCGGCCGTGGCCGAAGCCGGCCTCGATGCCGATGGACGGGCCTGGCTTGATCGCGAGCTCGAGAGCCCGGCCGACCTCGACGAGATCGCTGACCGCGTCGCGGGACCGGACGCAGCGGCGCGGATCTATGCGGCGGCGCGGCTCGCGATCGATCCCGACACGATCCAGGAGCGACAATTCCTGAAGATGCTCGCCGAGGCCCTGGACCTTCCGGCGGACGCCACCGCACAGGTCGAGCGCGACATCGCAGCCTGA
- a CDS encoding pyridoxal phosphate-dependent aminotransferase, with protein sequence MLHVVPAFSRIGEENAFAVLARAQALASQGRDVINLGIGQPDMPTPAHVVEAGIKALRDGHHGYTPAVGIPGLREAVARDIHRRHDVEVSPDSVMIVPGGKVTMFMAILMFGAPGTEILYPDPGFPIYRSMIEFTGATPVPVPIREENGFAFSAAETLALITPKTRLLIVNSPANPTGGVTPKAEIDALVKGLADHPDVAVLSDEIYGTMTYDGAQHHSLLKYEEIRDRLIYLDGASKTYAMTGWRLGWSVWPKPLYDAARKLAVNAHSCVNAATQWAGIAALDGPQDCVAAMVAEFDRRRAIVVDGLNGLPDVSCIAPKGAFYAFPNISRTGWKAKALASTLLEEAGVAVIGGPDFGVHGEGHIRLSYANSAENIRRALERMGTFLSARKPG encoded by the coding sequence ATGCTGCACGTGGTCCCGGCCTTCTCGCGCATCGGCGAGGAGAATGCCTTCGCGGTGCTCGCCCGCGCACAGGCCCTGGCGTCCCAGGGCCGCGACGTGATCAATCTCGGCATCGGCCAGCCGGACATGCCGACGCCCGCCCACGTGGTCGAGGCCGGCATCAAGGCCCTGCGCGACGGCCACCACGGCTACACGCCGGCGGTGGGCATTCCGGGCTTGCGCGAGGCGGTGGCCCGCGACATCCACCGGCGCCACGACGTCGAAGTCTCGCCGGATTCCGTGATGATCGTGCCGGGCGGCAAGGTCACCATGTTCATGGCGATCCTGATGTTCGGCGCGCCGGGGACCGAGATCCTGTATCCGGACCCCGGATTCCCGATCTACCGCTCGATGATCGAGTTCACCGGCGCGACCCCGGTCCCGGTGCCGATCCGAGAGGAGAACGGCTTCGCCTTCTCGGCGGCCGAGACCCTGGCGCTGATTACGCCGAAGACCCGCCTGCTGATCGTCAACTCACCCGCCAACCCCACCGGCGGCGTGACTCCGAAGGCCGAGATCGATGCCCTGGTGAAGGGTCTGGCCGATCACCCCGACGTGGCGGTGCTGTCGGACGAGATCTACGGCACGATGACGTATGACGGCGCGCAGCATCACTCGCTGCTGAAGTACGAAGAGATCCGCGACCGGCTGATCTATCTCGACGGGGCGTCGAAGACCTACGCGATGACCGGCTGGCGGCTCGGCTGGTCCGTCTGGCCGAAGCCGCTCTACGACGCCGCGCGCAAGCTTGCGGTCAACGCGCATTCCTGCGTGAACGCGGCGACGCAGTGGGCTGGGATCGCCGCGCTCGACGGACCGCAGGATTGCGTGGCCGCGATGGTCGCCGAGTTCGACCGGCGCCGGGCGATCGTGGTGGACGGCCTGAACGGCCTGCCGGACGTGTCGTGCATCGCCCCGAAGGGTGCGTTCTACGCCTTCCCGAACATCTCCCGGACCGGCTGGAAGGCGAAGGCCCTGGCCTCGACCCTGCTGGAGGAGGCGGGCGTCGCCGTGATCGGCGGCCCGGATTTCGGCGTCCACGGCGAAGGCCATATCCGCCTGTCCTACGCCAACTCGGCGGAGAACATCCGCCGCGCGCTGGAGCGGATGGGCACGTTCCTCAGCGCGCGCAAGCCGGGCTGA
- a CDS encoding transglutaminase-like domain-containing protein, with protein MRIRLGCEMRYAFPYPVPMVVMLNVHPSRAGALEEPDALRTEPPVPVETYRDGFGNLCGRLTAPAGSFTIGTDAVIRDDGQPDSAHPDAAQHAVEALPPETIVFLLPSRYCESDLLADTAWQLFGGTAPGWERVQAVCDFVHGHIAFGYEFAHRDRTAVDAYAGGRGVCRDYTHLAVAFCRALNIPTRYCTGYVSFIGEPEPHPAGDFAAWMEVYLGGRWHVFDPRNNSPRIGRVMVAYGRDAADVPLTHTFGPNPLIGFRVWADRVDQRERSEVAALPPEEPLPPQSMATRMG; from the coding sequence ATGCGGATCAGGCTCGGCTGCGAGATGCGCTACGCCTTTCCCTATCCGGTGCCCATGGTGGTGATGCTCAACGTGCATCCCTCCCGGGCCGGCGCCCTCGAAGAACCCGACGCGCTCCGCACCGAGCCGCCCGTGCCCGTGGAGACCTATCGGGACGGCTTCGGCAATCTGTGCGGCCGCCTGACCGCGCCGGCCGGCAGCTTCACCATCGGCACCGACGCGGTGATCCGCGATGACGGTCAGCCGGATTCGGCGCATCCGGACGCCGCGCAGCACGCCGTGGAGGCGCTACCGCCGGAGACCATCGTGTTCCTGCTGCCGAGCCGCTACTGCGAATCGGATCTCCTGGCCGACACGGCGTGGCAGCTGTTCGGGGGAACTGCGCCCGGCTGGGAGCGGGTGCAGGCGGTCTGCGACTTCGTCCATGGCCACATCGCGTTCGGCTACGAGTTCGCGCATCGGGACCGGACGGCCGTCGACGCCTATGCGGGCGGCCGCGGCGTCTGCCGGGATTACACGCACTTGGCGGTGGCGTTCTGCCGCGCCCTCAATATCCCGACGCGCTACTGCACCGGCTATGTCAGCTTCATCGGCGAGCCCGAGCCGCACCCGGCCGGCGACTTCGCTGCCTGGATGGAGGTCTATCTCGGCGGCCGATGGCACGTGTTCGACCCGCGCAACAACAGCCCGCGGATCGGGCGGGTGATGGTGGCCTACGGACGCGACGCCGCGGACGTGCCGCTGACACACACGTTCGGGCCCAATCCGCTCATCGGCTTCCGGGTCTGGGCCGACCGGGTCGACCAGCGCGAAAGGTCCGAGGTCGCAGCCCTCCCGCCGGAGGAGCCGCTTCCGCCACAGAGTATGGCGACCCGGATGGGCTGA
- a CDS encoding esterase codes for MSGLSVPALVRARRIAGALVAAMLIAGGPARAADPTPGPLTIAEQGSFFVGGRDVQADTLSTLPAYAPSGTISVDQIYVRYQIPVGAGRPPLVLIHGCCLTGKTWETTPDGRMGWDEFFVRHGFPTYVIDQAWRGRSAASPVQINAVKTGRADPNALPTVFSAGREPAWAIFRFGPEYPKVFPDMQFPLEAQGEFWKQMVPDWSAALPVPNPTVPALSELAKRLKGAVLISHSQSGIYPFQTAALDRSGIRALVAIEPAACPDPAKDDLAPYKDLPILVLFGDYVDASPRWAPRLKQCRGFVAAANAAGGRAELILLPEIGIHGNSHMLMQDKNSLDIADWLSGWIDKRAPGKS; via the coding sequence ATGTCAGGACTGTCAGTGCCCGCGCTGGTGCGCGCTCGGCGGATCGCCGGCGCGCTGGTCGCTGCCATGCTGATCGCGGGCGGACCCGCCCGGGCGGCTGATCCCACGCCGGGGCCGCTCACGATCGCCGAGCAGGGCAGCTTCTTCGTCGGCGGCCGCGACGTCCAAGCGGACACGCTCTCGACGCTGCCGGCCTACGCGCCCTCGGGCACGATCAGCGTCGACCAGATCTATGTCCGCTATCAGATCCCGGTGGGCGCGGGTCGGCCGCCGCTGGTCCTGATCCATGGCTGCTGCCTCACCGGCAAGACCTGGGAGACGACGCCGGACGGGCGCATGGGCTGGGACGAGTTCTTCGTCCGGCACGGTTTCCCGACCTACGTGATCGATCAGGCGTGGCGCGGGCGCTCGGCAGCGAGCCCGGTGCAGATCAACGCGGTGAAGACCGGCCGGGCCGATCCGAATGCCCTGCCCACCGTCTTCTCGGCCGGGCGCGAACCGGCTTGGGCGATCTTCCGGTTCGGTCCGGAATACCCGAAGGTGTTCCCGGACATGCAATTCCCCCTGGAGGCGCAGGGCGAGTTCTGGAAGCAGATGGTCCCCGATTGGTCGGCGGCGCTGCCGGTGCCGAACCCGACCGTTCCGGCCCTCTCGGAACTCGCCAAGCGCCTCAAGGGCGCAGTGCTAATCTCGCACTCGCAGTCGGGGATCTACCCGTTCCAGACCGCCGCCCTCGACCGCTCCGGGATCCGCGCCCTCGTGGCCATCGAGCCCGCGGCGTGCCCGGACCCGGCCAAGGACGACTTGGCCCCCTACAAGGATCTGCCGATCCTCGTCCTGTTCGGCGACTACGTCGATGCTTCGCCGCGCTGGGCGCCCCGACTCAAGCAGTGTCGCGGCTTCGTGGCTGCGGCGAACGCGGCCGGCGGCCGGGCCGAGCTGATCCTGCTGCCGGAGATCGGCATCCACGGCAATTCGCACATGCTGATGCAGGACAAGAACAGCCTGGACATCGCCGACTGGCTCTCCGGCTGGATCGACAAGCGCGCGCCGGGCAAGTCGTGA